From Candidatus Marinimicrobia bacterium CG08_land_8_20_14_0_20_45_22, one genomic window encodes:
- the cas2 gene encoding CRISPR-associated endonuclease Cas2, whose translation MIALIVYDITDDDSRTKISKYLESVGQRVQESVFECKISTSEIDTVTSNIANLIKLPGSVRIYPLCQECFSKVLHIGHNEKIGENGYVVF comes from the coding sequence ATGATTGCATTAATTGTTTATGATATTACAGATGACGATTCCAGAACGAAGATTTCCAAGTATCTGGAATCAGTCGGCCAGCGAGTACAAGAGTCGGTTTTTGAATGTAAAATTTCTACTTCTGAGATCGATACTGTTACAAGCAATATAGCAAATTTGATAAAATTACCAGGAAGCGTTCGTATCTATCCGCTTTGTCAGGAGTGCTTTTCAAAAGTACTGCATATCGGACATAATGAAAAAATCGGTGAGAATGGTTATGTCGTTTTCTAA